Proteins encoded in a region of the Nitrospiria bacterium genome:
- a CDS encoding YbgC/FadM family acyl-CoA thioesterase, with protein MAGESKSHLTVRIYYEDTDCGGVVYYANYLRYLERARTEHLRERGIELGPWAEKGLYFVVTRVEIDYKSPACYSDLLNIETFVRDVSKASLTFSHTVRNQNSRLTAESIVVLACVSNGRPRRIPEEIVSAI; from the coding sequence ATGGCAGGAGAGTCAAAGAGTCATCTGACGGTCCGGATTTATTATGAAGATACCGATTGCGGCGGTGTGGTTTATTATGCCAACTACTTGCGGTATTTGGAACGGGCCAGGACCGAACATCTCCGTGAGCGGGGGATCGAGCTTGGACCGTGGGCCGAGAAAGGGCTCTACTTCGTTGTCACCCGCGTGGAGATCGACTACAAATCCCCGGCCTGCTATTCCGACCTGCTGAATATTGAAACGTTCGTGAGGGATGTTTCCAAGGCCAGCCTCACTTTTTCCCATACCGTTCGAAATCAAAACAGCCGTCTGACGGCTGAATCGATCGTGGTCTTGGCCTGCGTCTCAAACGGGCGTCCACGACGAATCCCGGAAGAAATCGTTTCCGCAATCTGA
- a CDS encoding ABC transporter ATP-binding protein, producing the protein MKDAGPPARGDSIITGSSETALLSVRNLKKYFPIREGLWGRSRLRVHAVDDVSFDLRRGEILGLVGESGCGKSTTGRLILRLLEPTSGEVRYQGENIFEADGRRMRRLRREIQIIFQDPYASLNPRMTIGAALEEPLIIHGIGTRRERRDRVRQLLGKVGLDPDVVNRYPHEFSGGQRQRIGVARALALNPKLIVADEPVSSLDVSIQAQVINLLEDIQQEYALSMIFIAHDLNMVRHISDRVAVMYLGRIVEWAPAADLYRQPLHPYTEALLAAIPVPDPKVKRNRILLDGDLPSPVNLPQGCRFYSRCPKRIPDCLKEDPPLVQIRAGHLAACILAK; encoded by the coding sequence ATGAAGGACGCGGGCCCACCGGCCAGAGGCGATTCCATCATAACCGGATCGTCCGAAACCGCCCTGCTCTCGGTCCGGAATCTTAAAAAATATTTCCCGATCCGCGAAGGCCTTTGGGGCCGGTCCCGACTTCGGGTTCATGCCGTGGACGATGTCAGTTTTGATCTCCGGCGCGGGGAAATTCTAGGACTGGTGGGCGAAAGCGGCTGTGGAAAGTCAACCACCGGTCGATTGATATTAAGACTGCTGGAACCGACATCGGGTGAAGTCCGCTATCAGGGCGAAAATATTTTTGAAGCCGACGGCCGACGGATGCGTCGCCTGCGTCGCGAGATACAGATCATTTTTCAGGACCCTTACGCCTCTCTTAACCCCCGCATGACCATCGGCGCCGCCCTCGAAGAGCCTCTGATCATCCACGGAATCGGAACCCGCCGGGAGCGGCGGGACCGTGTGCGCCAGCTTCTCGGAAAGGTCGGTTTGGATCCGGATGTCGTCAACCGCTATCCCCATGAATTCAGCGGCGGACAACGTCAGCGGATCGGCGTGGCCCGCGCCCTGGCCCTGAATCCCAAACTCATCGTGGCGGATGAGCCGGTTTCATCTCTGGATGTTTCCATCCAAGCCCAGGTCATCAACCTGCTTGAGGACATTCAGCAAGAGTACGCGCTCTCCATGATCTTCATCGCACACGATCTGAACATGGTCCGGCATATCAGCGATCGGGTGGCCGTCATGTATCTGGGACGAATCGTCGAATGGGCCCCGGCGGCGGATCTTTACCGGCAACCGCTTCACCCGTACACCGAAGCTCTTTTGGCCGCCATCCCCGTTCCGGATCCGAAAGTGAAACGCAACCGGATCCTTCTCGATGGCGACCTCCCAAGCCCGGTGAACCTTCCTCAGGGATGTCGGTTCTATTCGAGATGCCCGAAACGGATACCGGACTGTCTCAAAGAAGACCCGCCGCTGGTCCAGATTCGTGCCGGACACTTAGCGGCTTGTATACTCGCCAAGTAA